The following proteins are encoded in a genomic region of Amycolatopsis sulphurea:
- the rplV gene encoding 50S ribosomal protein L22, protein MNAQNDATVEAELPTAYARARFVRDSPMKVRRVIELIKGRSAADALAVLRFAPQAASEPVAKVLASAMANAENNLQLDPDTLWVKNAYADEGPTLKRIRPRAQGRAYRIRKRTSHITVEVEARPKADVKKAQSKKKAGGR, encoded by the coding sequence ATGAACGCCCAGAACGACGCGACCGTCGAGGCTGAACTGCCTACGGCGTACGCGCGGGCTCGCTTCGTCCGGGACTCGCCGATGAAGGTGCGCCGGGTGATCGAGCTCATCAAGGGACGTAGCGCCGCCGACGCCTTGGCCGTGCTCCGGTTCGCCCCGCAGGCGGCCAGCGAGCCGGTCGCGAAGGTGCTCGCCAGCGCCATGGCCAACGCCGAGAACAACCTTCAGCTGGACCCGGACACCCTCTGGGTCAAGAACGCGTACGCCGACGAGGGCCCGACCCTCAAGCGCATCCGCCCGCGGGCCCAGGGCCGCGCGTACCGGATCCGCAAGCGGACCAGCCACATCACCGTCGAGGTCGAGGCCCGCCCGAAGGCCGACGTGAAGAAGGCGCAGAGCAAGAAGAAGGCAGGTGGCCGGTAG